One part of the Algibacter sp. L1A34 genome encodes these proteins:
- a CDS encoding SusD/RagB family nutrient-binding outer membrane lipoprotein encodes MKKNIIIALIALVSLSCTKDLEELNVNKKDFAVTTDASLFTSAQYKLFNQMTETSVNENIFRLIVQNWTETTYTDEANYDLKTRNIDEYHWETLYRDVLKNFKESKSLVSGLPDVQTNKTATIELYEIYTYYVLVTSFGDIPYTEALDIDILNPVFDKQETIFNDLLVRLDENVISKFITDEVGFSTSEDIVYNGDISEWLKFANSLKLQMGMLIADSDPAKAETIVNEAITAGVFTSADDDMKIAFESAAPYTNPVYAALVLSGRDDYVPTNTIVDMMTTLNDPRRDDYFTLYNGVYKGGISGELNSFSQYSHVSDKIGQDPTLEAPLMTYYEVEFLLAEAIERGFITGTAETHYNNAIAASIKYWGGTDAEVDTYLGQGSVAYSSAAGNYKEKIGTQKWLALYNRGFESWTEWRRLDFPLLTAPEDAKTTNNQPPYRFTYPTVELSLNGSNLNDASTSIGGDELETKLFFDKL; translated from the coding sequence ATGAAAAAAAATATAATAATAGCACTTATAGCTTTAGTCTCACTTTCTTGTACTAAAGATTTAGAAGAGCTTAACGTAAACAAAAAAGATTTTGCAGTAACGACTGATGCATCTCTTTTTACAAGCGCCCAGTACAAGTTATTTAATCAAATGACGGAAACGAGTGTTAATGAGAATATTTTCCGCCTCATTGTTCAAAACTGGACAGAAACCACCTATACAGATGAAGCAAACTATGATTTAAAAACAAGGAATATTGATGAGTATCATTGGGAAACATTATACCGAGATGTTCTAAAAAACTTTAAAGAATCTAAAAGCTTAGTTTCAGGTCTTCCAGATGTGCAAACAAATAAAACAGCAACTATAGAACTTTATGAGATTTACACTTACTACGTTCTAGTAACTTCATTTGGAGATATTCCATACACAGAAGCATTAGATATAGATATTTTAAATCCAGTTTTTGATAAACAAGAAACAATCTTTAATGATTTACTTGTTAGACTTGATGAAAATGTAATTTCAAAATTTATAACCGATGAAGTTGGTTTTTCAACATCTGAAGATATTGTTTATAATGGAGATATATCAGAATGGTTAAAATTCGCAAACTCTTTGAAACTTCAAATGGGTATGTTAATAGCCGATTCCGATCCTGCAAAAGCAGAAACTATAGTTAATGAAGCAATAACTGCTGGTGTTTTCACTTCCGCAGACGATGATATGAAAATTGCTTTTGAAAGTGCAGCACCATACACAAACCCAGTTTATGCAGCATTAGTATTATCTGGACGTGATGATTATGTTCCTACAAACACTATTGTAGACATGATGACAACTTTAAACGATCCCAGAAGAGATGATTATTTTACATTATATAACGGTGTTTACAAAGGAGGTATTTCAGGAGAACTAAACTCATTCAGTCAGTACTCACATGTATCTGATAAAATAGGTCAAGATCCAACATTAGAAGCACCATTAATGACTTATTATGAAGTTGAATTTTTATTAGCAGAAGCTATTGAAAGAGGTTTTATTACAGGAACTGCAGAAACACATTACAACAATGCAATTGCTGCTTCTATCAAATATTGGGGAGGAACTGATGCGGAAGTTGATACTTACTTAGGACAAGGAAGTGTCGCATATAGCAGTGCAGCTGGTAATTACAAAGAAAAAATAGGAACTCAAAAATGGTTAGCACTCTACAATAGAGGTTTCGAATCTTGGACTGAATGGAGACGATTAGATTTTCCATTATTAACAGCACCAGAAGACGCGAAAACGACTAACAACCAACCTCCTTACAGGTTTACGTATCCAACGGTTGAACTTTCTTTAAACGGATCTAATTTAAACGATGCTAGTACAAGTATTGGTGGAGATGAATTAGAAACAAAACTATTTTTTGATAAACTTTAA